Genomic DNA from Solanum pennellii chromosome 3, SPENNV200:
TCTTTCGTTTTTTTTCTGCTCTAAACAACAAGCAAATCGAAGGATTTGCAAATGAATTAGAGATTTGAAAGAGGATTATCAATATTAAAGGAGAAATTAGGATTAGGTTAGGTCAAATTTGTAATGgtaatgatgaaaaaaagatGAATTAAGGAGGCTTACATTTATAGAAAAGCCTGGCTCTGTTTTAGTTTGACAGCTGTGATACATCTGGCCCACCATGAATCTGATTGACACGTCGGTACAAGTTGCTGACGTGGATTAATCTATGAAATTACTTTATTCGGTTTCTTACACGTAAGCTGTTTTATTTTCTTGCTCAATTCATTTACGTAAATATAGTAATTCGGACGATTTCTGTGTATTTGACCCGGCAATTCTCACTATTTTCTCATCTTTGAAAAATACtagtattatttttcttaaaaagtcTTAAGGTgtaatttttaagttattaaaggATAATTATACTCAACCGTGTCGCTGCATATTTATGTTGTGTCCACAGAACAGGCGATAAATATGGAGACATAATTTCGATTTGGATATACGAGAGAACGAAGAAATCGAAGtacaatttcatatttttgctagttgattttttcttcaaatatagTTAACAAAAAAGAGTACATGATGTGGCGATGGAATGACCTTTCTAGTCCACAAAAATAATAGTATAtgcatatattatatttatgtaaactTTATTAATAAGATTACAGTGATACTAGacactatttatttatttttaattagttattcGTTGAATTGACGTATTCGTAAAGAAAATGATGATGAtagatataataaatttattatttcctcTTATGAAATGgatgaataaaaaatttaaaatttcaaaaatgatgatgataaatataataaatttattatttcctcctataaagtgaatgaataaaaaaatttaaaattttaaaaatgataatgataaatataataaatttattatttcctcctataaaatgaatgaataaaaaatttataatttttaaaactttttgtctttctcaaattaattaattgaggtATAGTAATACTTCCGAGAAAAGGGCTAAATTCATCCCTTAACTATGACTAAGGTTTAGCATACATCCTTGTACTATAATAGTTAACAAGAAACatccttttaatatttaaaatgtaacAAAATTCAGACTTCCATCTATTCCAGTTAAAAAAGTAACGTTGCTTTTCCAAAAAGTGATTTTCTCTCTCCTATCTCCCTAATTTGCCCCTCTCAAATATGTCTAATCATCTTCCCATATTCAGCAACACCCAAAAACAATtgaaactcaatttttttttaacttcacaAAATACTCAAGATCTAGatcatttgtttttctttttccaaaaaaacAGGGCAGAGAACCATACACAAATAAAGAAtcattgaaattttttagttttttttattcgaAAATATAagcaattttctatttttcaaacTAAAGCATCTTCATTCTTTTAAACACTAGCTATTGTGGATTGCTATATAACAACTAATCGGAACCATATCGCTTAGAAGTTTAAGTGATTTATCGTCCACGctcaattatgatattatcGATATTCAAGTCAATTTAagcatttctttccttttcacaTCTTGAGGACTTTAAACTACCAAATAACcactaaaaaatcaaaaaaaaaaaaaggcagaAAAATGGTAAGAAAAACAACTTAAACCTGCaaaattgccaaaaaaaaaaaataaattggtaAACCAACAACAAAACAGCAAAATAATGCCCCCCCACCCACcaccaccccaaaaaaaaaacaaaaaaaaaccaaaaaaaaaacaaaacattactgagaagaagaaaaaaactcaTGATTTTAGTAACATAAAAAGCTAAAGTAACAACAAAGACACcacaaaataagcaaaaaacaGCAAAGTCTAGTGTaattaaatcatgataaagctaaaacatttttcattagtTCCATGCACAAGAACAtaacaaatgaaaaaacaaaaactagtcacacatataaaaaaaaacaaagataaaaatgtattttcttcAATGTTGCAACTTCATATAGATGGAAAGCTCTGACGTTGTTGGCTGGCTTGAGATGTACCTCTTCTAACctgaaataagaaattaaatattaaatatgaatatagttATACCAGTAagctacaataaaaataacttaaatatgaatatttgaatattCTTACAGGTTGCTTTTCAACATTTCGACAACTTGATGCTTCCTCGACCATGATGGAATCCAAACTATGAAGGTAGTCCGACGATTGAATTTCAATGTCATGTGAAGAGAAGCTGCAAGTTCTACTGTTGTGGCCGGGTTTACCACATATTCTACAATCAACTGATTTTTGTTTCCGTTTTAACTTCATCCTACTAGACCCTGGTTCATCATCaactttctttcttaatttttgtttctttcctttcttcttattattcAAGTAAGAAGGTGGAAATAGTGGAGGATTCGGTGACTTAGGCCATAAATCAGGGCCATTCATGGGTAATATTGAAGCTCCATAAATTTTTTGATACGTATCAACCTTGTAGCAATCATCAACATAGTTTAAAACCTCATCATTTTTCAACCAAATCGAGGATATAGCATGTTTACAAGGAACTCCTGATAATTCCCATTGTCTACAACTACAGGTTCTATTATATAAGTCAACAGCCCAATTATCACCTTCGACAGGCCCAATCACCTCATAGTTCCACATGTTCGACCTTTTGGGAATATAATTAGCAGCTTTCTTCATAGTTTTGGCCAACTTCTTCTTAATAGTAGGACAAACATCACTCAAATTCCATTTTTCAGCTTTCTCCCTGTTAGCATTAATTCTTGTCATGAGTAAGTGCCTAATGGTCTCGAGAAGTTTAACAATTGGTTTATCTCTTGCATCGAGAATAAACTTATTAAAAACCTCACATTGGTTGTTCAAAAGAATGTCACATTTAGGAAGAGGCGAGAAATGTGATCTTGACCATTCACTAGGCACTTTAGCAGAAAGCCATGCATAAGCATCTTTATCTAATTCAAACAAATCAGTCATACAAGCATCAAACCTGTCAACAGTTGTTGCTAAAGCTGCTTTCCAAAGAGCATTTTTTAAAGCCATTCCAGAATATCCAGCTCTCTTGAAATTACTATGCAAATGTCGCACACAAAATCTATGAGAAACACCAGGCAACACTAAATCAAAAGCTTCAATAAGCCCTTTTTGCTTATCTGACATAAAAGTCCACAAGTATTGCTCTTCAATCTCAAGATCATTCATCAAGTAGGTTAAGAACCATTGCcatatttccttattttctttCTCGACTATAGCATAAGCTATTGGAAAGATGTTATTATTTCCATCCAAAGTAACAGCTGATAGCAATTGTGCCCCATACATAGTATTCTTCAGCCAACATCCATCGACCCCAATAATCTTTCGACAACCAGCCTTAAATCCTGCTTTACAAgctgcaaaacaaatataaaacctCTGAAATCTCATTGGCTTATTCGGAATCTCATTTGGAGTTAGTTTCATGAAAACAGAAGTTCCAGGATTGGTGCGAATAATTTCATTGCAATAATTCCATAATATGCCAAACTGATCATTTATATCTCCGTCGATCATTGCAATAGCTTTTTCCTTTGCCCTTCTTGCTTGATGCATACTCACATGCAACTTTAATTCCCTACTCAATGTATCCCTGAATTCTGATGTTTTCCAGTTCTTATTTGACTTAACTCTATCAACATACTTCTTTGCAATCCAAGTAGAATTGATGGTTTTGTTGTTATAGTTCCACCCAAAACAAGTATGCTCGGAAACATACGTCTTGATTTGAAAAGTACATATATCCCTTTGCATTAGAGATCCAAATATCCTCCACTTACAAGCATTAGTTCTGCATTTGGCCCTAGCTCTTTCTCTGTCATCTTTGATCCACCGAATTGACTTTCCTATTTTGGCTTGACTTGCAACCACGGCTTCCTTGAATTCCTTTTTGTTACCAAATATCATTCCCAACTCTAATTCAGGATTAAAGGCACCTATTTTTGGGTTGTGCTTCGGAAAGTTACAATCTTCAAATTCAGAATCGCAATCGCTATTCAAACTCTTTGTATCATCAAAATCTACACAATCTGAGTCACCCTCCTCATTTTGCATCTTTTTATGCATTTCTTCACTaacataattttgattttcgtcacttttcttctttttcacagTTATATCGATCTCAAAAGATTCAACAGAAGGATcaacattttttgaaaataacagatcATCCTCCTCCAAAGAATAGTCAGAATCATTAAAATCCTCATCGTCAAATTCATCACTCTGTGCCTCTGTGTCATTTACCagcaaataattcttttttatctcATTGACACATTGATTATCATCATGATAAAAATTcaaatgttcaaaatatatCTCAACTACTCTATCCTTTGGAATGCAAGTAACAACTTTAGCGGCTTCCATATTACTCCCCACTAATCGAGCCTTATAAGAGTTTAAACCATATTTGTGCCAGAATACCACAGATTCCTTGTCATAACCACATTGTTCCGCCATATTCTTAAAATCTATTATATTAATCATTGCACTGTCGACATAGTCAAAATATTCGATTTTTCCACCTATGTAGCCTCTTGTCGAACTATGCACATATGATCCACCATGATGTACTTTAATTGTGAAAAATGATGACTCATTCATAGAATCTGCATATATACTATCAAGTAATCAACGACgtaaaaattgttattttttcaaatataatacaaatcTGAATACATAAAGCCAACAAAGAACTACAAGTTCATTATAATGGATATCCATAAAACAAAActttatatatcaaataaaaaacttaatatagccttttaaaatcaataatatttacaaATCGATATGAAAGGCattgtaaattatatttaaaatgctTAAAATGTCTTGAAAATCGATAGTACCATAGTTGGGTGTGGACGATCGACCGCTTAAACTTCGAATCGACATTGTTCCAGTTAGTTGTTGTGATGCAACCCACaatatctattatttttaagaatgaaGATGTTTTAGTTCGAGAAATAGAAAATTGCAAATATTTTtcgaataaaaaaaagtagaaatattCAATGATTTTTATTCCTTTACCTTGGTTGTGTATCGCCCTCTAGACAGTTTCAACTCTTGTTGAAGAGAAAATTTGTTCTtgatcttgattattttgtgaagttcaaaaaaaaaaaaaggagtttCAATTCTTTCTTGGTATTGCTGAATATGGAAGATGATGAGACAGATTTGAGAGGGGCAAATTAGGGAGATGGGAGAGAgaaaatcactttttgaaaaAGCAACGTTACTTTTTTAACTGGAATAGATGGAAGTCTGAATTTTgttacattttaaatattaaaaggatGTTTCTTGTTAACTATTATAGTACAAGGATGTATGCTAAACCTTAGTCATAGTTAAGGGATGAATTTAGCCCTTTTCTCTAATACTTCCTCTACCCACTTTTAATGATCTTAGAGTTAGCAATAGCAACTTTAACTAATATTATATTCcaataatttcttttcattatatcaatatgaaaaaatctgcaatttataatacttgtccacaatgttttttcttttaaataattctGGACTATTCAAACCTTTATATTATTTAcataagaattttttatttttcaccatATAATCCTGCACCCTAATTTTCTTTTCacacaatataatatataaatatgttctttaaattacttttaatatatatgtatattgtctcatttttatgaataatatataatttattttgtataaaattaagtaaatagACATATTTGTCTTACATGATGTCCTAGATACATTATATCAAATAGGATACTTGtgtctaattatttaattttataaaaatttaattatctatttgtacataaataaaattaaaaaatataaataccaACTAAATTAAGAGAATATTAATGTATTATGCTTTTTTTAtcccaattttattttgtaattttaaaaataaatgaagaatctAGATCTTCCTTTCCTATTTACCATGATCAACGTGTAAGGTTAAGTTTCTagtttaactttttaattttttcctaatTATGACATTATCATATGAAAGAGGGTTAACTGTTACTCTTCTCTAGTTAGTGGAACAGGATAGCCCCGGCCCAGGTTCCCCCCTACTTCCCcaaactttttgtttttgattatcCTAAATTTGAcgtattttatttgaattttatttcttaacaaTTTTAATCGAATTCTAATTTATATATACCAATATCATTGAAAGTATTTTGGGAGAGAATAATATGTTCATAAGTTATTGATTGATAACTAGGAAGATTATTCAATTTCGTATACTGAATCACATATCCtactataataaaattaaaattttattcccTATAGGTGTAATAAATAGCCTTTTACAGCGTGAAAATATtccaaatatttataattattttctatatagattaaaatatttttaaaaaaaatatacaaagcATTTATATTCAGTTAGTTGAGAAAGCAAATTAGTAGAAGTAACATGTATCTGAAAGTTTGATGTCAACGTCATGGAAACATAGTTTGCCAGCTTCACTAACTAAAAAAACTCACCAAACAAATTTaagtattataaaatatttgtgaCTAAGAGAGATTGGATTGtttaaaagtagaaaaatagattaaaaattgttttataGCGCATTCACTGACAAAATACATGAGCTTTCTTGTCTTTATCTGAGTTTAACATTATATTCCATATATTTAAATATCTGGAACTGATTGTAACCATTAAACATGGGTCATTCTTGTTCTTTGATTAGTTATTTATTCACACGCTCAATAATTTcgaaattaattttgaaaaatgtggttattttaatttatgagtTGAGTAACATGATTAATAAATTGCAAGAcgttagagatagataaaattaattcataaaattatatttcgtctaattcatcaaaaataaagTTGAATATTAGCTCATGTATTTGGTCTAACGTTCTCAGATTTTTATGACAATCTTTGGCTCCAAATTTTCCTAAGAAAATTCCACTATTTCAAGAAATGTGATTTAtaccaataaataataaaaatcattaaaaatacccataaaattatattatcatataattgatAACAATCAATAATATATGCAAGACAATACATTAATAAACTTGTTACtgatttaattataattattactcATTGAGCAtgaattgttctttttttctcaattttatcaGTTAAATTAAAACTCAAACTTTTCCGAAGGAggtgataaaaaatattagttgaaattaataaataatgaatatttattgtaaaaaataaaaaatttaagtaaattttgtaattttttaaaattctcaaatataataaatttgccaaatactaatttttttatactttgaCAAGTTATGTAACCATTAACCAACCCcatttctctaatttttcccaaatattatcGAGGCCAAACGGATCCTAATTCATATAGTTATATACTCCATAAGCGAGAACTTGTCGCACAGCATGTGTTTTTTGAGAAAGTAGGTAGCAGAAATTAAGTACGTGAGTGCTTTGTCGACTTTGCACTATAAGTTTAATTTAACACTATCTGCatcatgaaaatgttgaaagTGACAAATTGTTCTGTTGATTTATGTCATGTGTATTACAATTCACAAGTCACAACACAGTTACAATGCTATCCAGCTAGCTTTTCATTTTCTGTGTTACTTTATATTCcactctctttattttatattgattaaattTGTGACATAATATACTGTTAAATAATAAATggagtaatatttttatatgaaatgtaatttatttttttagaaaatatcaaaattttatatatataaaaaaacaaatattaaaaactaaaattttgaatatttatcttaaattttgaacaaatcaaatattttgTACGAAAAAACtcatcataaatcaattaatatgaaatagagaaagtaattattttagaaCTGATATTTACTAGTCCTTCTATCCAcaatttatatcttttttagtttgttgggaaaaaaattatacaattttcttattGGCACAATGAATATCTTACTCATGTTTTGTCCTATTTATTTGGTATTTTAGATCGAGTTCGGAGTCTAAAGGgtgaaaaatgttaacaaaaattctaaaacggtatatgaaatttctttttaaccaaaacggtaaaatcgctcatgaagtagcgattttgtctgcttgaaaaagtaaaatcgctgcaatagcagcgatttgttaaatttgattttttatttttttaaaaaaaaaattaaacaaaatcgcTCCCAAAGGAGCGATTTCcaaactaaaattttctttttttaatatgtcgctgctgaggcagcgacttaagtttcatttcattttttttttgcttttttttttaagtttaagtaatttttttaaaaaaaaaacaaatcgcagcggtttttaattaaatttttttctttttttaaaaaaattaaatcgctaaaatagattttaatttaacatcgctgccttggcagcaatttgattttaaaaaataaataaaaaatttaattaaaaatcgctgcgatttgatttttttttttaaaaaaaatatttaaacttaaaaaaaaaatttaaactgaAGTCGCTGCTCcaaaacataataaaacatatatatatttgaaaattgccCCTTTCGGTAgtgattttgttaattttttttttttaaaaaagtcaaatttaACTGAAGTTGCTGCCtcagcagcgattttacttttttcaacagacaaaatcgctacttagtgagcgattttgccgttttagttaaaaaaaataattatataccgttttaaaatttatgttaacATTTTTCACTCTTTGGGCTTCGAACTCATTTTAGATCTATACACGTTTCAATCCATAAGTACCAAATACATTTTCTTTTGCTGTTTTGCATGCGCTTTATGTAACTAAATATGGTAAGTATTTTAGATCTATACACGTTAAGCTTACTTAACGGGATCTTATGATGCCAAATATTATACCCTTCCGTCTGGTATTGtcgtccggtattgtttgttataatttctattttagagtcaaactataaaaaatttaactaacattttaagatatattttttcatcatatcaatatgtaaaaaattataatttgtagtaattttcatatagttttagaatatctaatttttttatttaaaatatcgaattaatctgatttaatttaactttgaaaattaatcaaattgacttttaatAAGTGTAACATGACAAAAAATTTCGAACGGAGAGAGTAATTAGTGAAATTCCAAGCATCTGAGGAATCTGTAAAAACAGATAatcattttagttttttgtaATAGTCATTATTAGCAGCGAGTTGATCTGGTCTTGATTTTCACGTGATGATGGATATGATTATTAGAGTAGAAGGATGAAAGGAATATTTAGGGGCAAATTAGAAATTTGAAGTTTTGGATTCGAGCTCAAGATTCTATTGAAACTAATTTGATTTATGTGGTcggaaatcaattttttttatacttgcTTGAAAAAACTTTAACATGCAACTGTTGTGGAGAATGTCATTTTGGTATGAGTGTCGTAGGTCAGATAGAAATTACCGATGAATAGAAAATATCCGATAAGCTCAAATTGTAGATGAGAgacttattttagattttttagaccaaaacaatttttaagtagttttaaaatgttttggtaattaatttttcttttttgtaagtactttgttttagaaaaaactacttaattatacaaatatttctaTCTTATTTAGTAATTCTTCTGTAATTTGAAATATAGAAGGGATGTGagcaaataatcaatatattctAAATATGTGTGAATCACACTTGATACATATATTTGAAATATCAGAATTTgtattttacaaatatatatatatatatatatatacacacacacttgGGATACCAAGATCATTCTAAAATACAAATACACGGGGAGAAATATGATTCATATATAGGAGAGAGACTAGAGAGAGAGTTAGTGTATTCCAAATATAAGTACATCCACATTAATATAAggtatttaaaataaattatatttaattttaatcctATGTATTCGAGATAAATGAAATTGAATGTGCTAGATACATGTGTAATTTGGGGACTGAAATCTGATAAACATAGTAATTTCAAAAACTCACACGGGAAGACACATAATTAAATTCTAAACTAGTGAAATTTGTATTGTgttctgaattttaattttaaaagtaaaaataaatccAAATAGCCAATAAATAGGGTTCTCTCAAACTTTTACAACCAAAAAAGTTTGTTATTGTTTACGGGCTTTTCTTATGGACTTGAGCCCCCAACGACATTTTGGGCCTAATAAAAGCCCAATGAAATAGATCCGCACCCATAAATGAAACCCAAAAAAACATGTTGCTGGGACTAAATTGGCGCATACTCTTTTGAATTTACCTGGTTTCATTTGAAAAATGGAATGAATACATATTTgaactttttcaagaaaaaaaaatggcgATTAGGACACTTCTTCGCTACAGAAGTTTACGTTATTTCTCCAGAACACTCTTCCATTGCTATCTTTCTCCACTCAAAACCACTCAATAttgtctttcttcttcattttcttcttatcTTCCTACCTCCAATGCCTTTCGTGGCTGTCTGTTCATGTCCTCTTTAACTGATGCAGAAACCAAAAAGGAACCTGAAAAAAATCCAGACCTGGTGAATGAGATTTCTCGAATTCTTAGTGACTACAGAAGCCCTCACCACGACATTGAGTCCGCACTCAATCCATTTTCTGGCAGTATTTCAACCGACGTAGTTGAACAAGTCCTCAAACGTTGCAAAAATCTGGGATTCTCTGCGCACAGGTTCTTCATATGGGCACAAAAGTTATCAGGTTTTTTCCATAGTCGGGAAAGCTTTCGCATTCTTGTTGATATATTAGGAAGTAGTAAACAGTTCCCCTTGATATGGGATTTCCTTGTTGAGATGAGAACGAATAGATCTTGTGAAATTACTCCCGAAATTTTCTGGCTTGTTTTCAGGGCTTATAGTAGAGCTGGTTTGCCAGCTGATGCAATTAGGGCTTTTAATAAAATGGTAGATTTTGGGATTAAACCATGTTTAGCTGATCTCGACATGCTTTTGCTGGCGCTGTGTAAAAGAAAGTATGCCAAGCAAGCGCAGGAGTTTTTCGATAAAGtgaaggatgatttcatgccgaGTGTGAAAACTTACAGCATTCTGATAAGGGGATGGGGAGATTTAGGGGAAGTTGCTAAAGCACAAAAGCTGTTTGATGAAATGCTTGAAAGAGGTTGTTCAGTTGATTTGCTTGCTTATAATAGTATTTTGGACTCACTATGCAAGGCTGGTAAGATGGATGAGGCCTTCAACTTCTTCATGAAGATGAGGTCCATTGGACTGATACCTGATGCTTTTagttattcaatttttattcatgGTTATTGCGCAGGGAATGATATTCAT
This window encodes:
- the LOC114076457 gene encoding uncharacterized protein LOC114076457, which codes for MSIRSLSGRSSTPNYDSMNESSFFTIKVHHGGSYVHSSTRGYIGGKIEYFDYVDSAMINIIDFKNMAEQCGYDKESVVFWHKYGLNSYKARLVGSNMEAAKVVTCIPKDRVVEIYFEHLNFYHDDNQCVNEIKKNYLLVNDTEAQSDEFDDEDFNDSDYSLEEDDLLFSKNVDPSVESFEIDITVKKKKSDENQNYVSEEMHKKMQNEEGDSDCVDFDDTKSLNSDCDSEFEDCNFPKHNPKIGAFNPELELGMIFGNKKEFKEAVVASQAKIGKSIRWIKDDRERARAKCRTNACKWRIFGSLMQRDICTFQIKTYVSEHTCFGWNYNNKTINSTWIAKKYVDRVKSNKNWKTSEFRDTLSRELKLHVSMHQARRAKEKAIAMIDGDINDQFGILWNYCNEIIRTNPGTSVFMKLTPNEIPNKPMRFQRFYICFAACKAGFKAGCRKIIGVDGCWLKNTMYGAQLLSAVTLDGNNNIFPIAYAIVEKENKEIWQWFLTYLMNDLEIEEQYLWTFMSDKQKGLIEAFDLVLPGVSHRFCVRHLHSNFKRAGYSGMALKNALWKAALATTVDRFDACMTDLFELDKDAYAWLSAKVPSEWSRSHFSPLPKCDILLNNQCEVFNKFILDARDKPIVKLLETIRHLLMTRINANREKAEKWNLSDVCPTIKKKLAKTMKKAANYIPKRSNMWNYEVIGPVEGDNWAVDLYNRTCSCRQWELSGVPCKHAISSIWLKNDEVLNYVDDCYKVDTYQKIYGASILPMNGPDLWPKSPNPPLFPPSYLNNKKKGKKQKLRKKVDDEPGSSRMKLKRKQKSVDCRICGKPGHNSRTCSFSSHDIEIQSSDYLHSLDSIMVEEASSCRNVEKQPVRRGTSQASQQRQSFPSI
- the LOC107014695 gene encoding pentatricopeptide repeat-containing protein At1g52640, mitochondrial — its product is MAIRTLLRYRSLRYFSRTLFHCYLSPLKTTQYCLSSSFSSYLPTSNAFRGCLFMSSLTDAETKKEPEKNPDLVNEISRILSDYRSPHHDIESALNPFSGSISTDVVEQVLKRCKNLGFSAHRFFIWAQKLSGFFHSRESFRILVDILGSSKQFPLIWDFLVEMRTNRSCEITPEIFWLVFRAYSRAGLPADAIRAFNKMVDFGIKPCLADLDMLLLALCKRKYAKQAQEFFDKVKDDFMPSVKTYSILIRGWGDLGEVAKAQKLFDEMLERGCSVDLLAYNSILDSLCKAGKMDEAFNFFMKMRSIGLIPDAFSYSIFIHGYCAGNDIHSVFRVLDQMRRYKLVPNVFTYNCIIKKLCKTKKVDEAYQLIDEMINEGVRPDCWSYNTILASHCDQNEVNLAHRLVSRMERNNCLPDKHTYNMLLKMLIRVGRFDRVEKVWESMEDRNFYPSVSTYAVMVHGFCQKKGKLEEACKYFEMMIDEGIPPYTETCEKLRNRLIGHGFAEQTEILADKMERSTSSLIQELAGVMRGNKASLKLKHDEEYSDENFE